The window CATAACAGACAAGATAAACACGTTCCATATTATCTCTCCCATGCCTTGATCATCGGGTTACAAAGGTCGGGTACTCAAGAATTTCTCCGGTCAAATACCGGATCAAAAGGCGGGCCTGCACTTCAAAAAGCCGCCGGTAGCTGAGCCGGTAGCCAAAAACCGGATGAGTCACTTCCTGGGCCAGCCGTCTTTCAAATGCAGTAATAAATGCCTTTCTTCCCCGGGGCGTCAAATTACAGCCAAAGGCAGTGGTAATAAAATCCTGCATTTTAACCTCACCGTTGTTGATCACTGTAATCACCGTGGAATCGGCAACCAGCGGGCGAAACGGCTCCATCATGTCCAAAGCCAGGGCCGGGCGGGCAAAACGCATCTGGTGGTAAAAGCCCCGGTAGGGATCAAGGCCCACTGCCGACAGGACCACGGTCCACTCCCGGACCAGCATGGCATAGGCAAAGGATAACAGTGCATTGACCGGATCCTTGGGCGGACGCCTGTTTCGGCCGGAAAAATTAAAACTATCCCTTTCCGCCTGCTTCAGGGGTGAAAACATAAAAACCAGATGTTCGAAATAACGCCGGGCTGCAGTTCCCTCAACGCCCAGAAGTGTCTGCAGGCTATCCGCCTTTAACGCCTGCTGCATGTCACTTTTTAATGCGCCCAGCAAAGGCTGCGGCGCCTTGTCATCCCCGTCTTCCGATGATTTCCAGTTGCGGCGCAGCAGGGTGCGGCAATTCTGGATTTTGGCCTGGACCAGACTTCCCGCCAGGCCCAGACAGCGTTGCTCATCAAAACTGGCCCGGTACTGGGCAGTCCGGGTTTCCACATTATGATGCCCGGTTCCCGTGCCGTGGCCGATGAACCAGCCGCCGTAACTCATAAACGTCACCGGCAGCTGTCTGCGAAAACACTCGTGCAGCGCCGGGGTACTCATGCCGCAATGGCCGAACAGCACCACCTGGGATGTGTCCTTTAAACGGACCTCAGCCATTTTTTCCCGTTTTTCTTCAATGACCAGGCTGCCGCCGTCTTTGCGCACATAGCTTGCAGCAGACTGCACATACAAAGGAAAGGCATGTTCCGACCGTGCATAGATGGGCCGGATATCTTCACGCCGGCTGGTAAGAAAACCAATTTCATCGGGCAGGCAGATACCCAGAAGAGAGCACCGGGCGCATTTGGGGCTGTCCACAAGCACAGGCGGCGGTTTGTCTTTGCCGCTGTCAGCCCTGAGCCCTTCAATGGCGCGTGTGGTCTCGGCAATAAGGTCTTCGTCAAACTGAACTTTTACCCGTTCCCTGGAGCCGGCAAAATAGAGAATCCCGCAGTCTGACCTAAACCCGTGCTCCCGCAGCAGCAAACCCTGGGCACAGACCTGCACCCGTTCCGGTGCATAGGCCCCGGCCGCAACATGGGGCCGTTTTCCCTTTTTATAGTCAACCGGCTGCACCTCAATGCCGGTGCCTTCCACCAAATCAATTTTGGCTGTGATGCCCAGGATTTCCGAACTGAGCGCCACGGATCGTGCGTGGATCTCTTCCGTTCCCTCTTCTGCTTTTTCCGGCTGTTTGCCGCCCGGCTTATCCACCCGTTTATGCCGTATTGCGCCCTCCACCGTATCGGCGCTGTGCGCAAACTCCCCCTGGACCCACATCATATATGCCAGACGCGGGCAATAAACATACTCGTTGACCATGCGGACCGGGATCAAAAGGTTGTTCTTTTCAGGCATAGCGTACTCCCTGCACCATGAAGGGCCTACAGGTGCTTGATTTTGGGTTATGCTGTTTCGGTCATATTTTCGGGAACTGGAGCAGGTTTTCCTTTTCAATGTCAGCAAGTTTCAGTGTGGCGTTTAACAATTTTTCAGCAACGATCCTGGATACCGGTTCATAACCATGCGCCAGGATGGATTTATTACGTGCGCTGAGCATACTTTTTTGGGGATCATGCAGATGAAGCTCCCGAAAACATCTCCCTCGTTCATCATCAAGTTCATACAACAGTGTGAAGTCATCCTGCAGGCCAAGCTTGATACATCCCTTCTGATCTCGGGTATGGGATTGCCACATTTCCTGCACTCTTTTGGGGAGCCTGTTAAAAGCAATAGCGCCGGTATCTGGAAAATCGTACCGGCATAACCGGGCCTGGGCCAACGCTTCAGCAGCACGGTACAGCCGGGCAACAGCGTCGTCAAACTCCTCCTGCCCCATGCATCGTCTGGCATTGGCAAGAAGGTCACGCACAAGGGCGTTTCCGGTTGCTTCCGTATTATCCCCTTTCGTGAGCTGTGTCAGTTCGGTTTTATAGATGGAAAATCGGTGCTGCAGACCGGATCTGGCATCGGCATCAATGGGCAGATTGTTCCAGTCCTTTTCTATTCTTGGGACCATTTTCAAGGCAGCCTTATGCTGGAAATTATTCCACAGGTAAAAAAAGTCACATAAGGTAATGAACGCGTTCAACTCCTCCTTGCGCGGTGAGTCTGCGGCGTTTCGTGCAGGCTCAAGCAAGCGCTTTGCTGCGGCGTAAGCACCATGGTTAAAAAGTGTCTTAACCTGCTCTTCAACGAGATAGCCAAGTGCCGCCCAGGGATTATGGGCATGGCTGATCTGTTCCTTCCCGTCCACCACGACACCAACACCATCCTTGGTTCGTTCCGTTCCGCCTACATAAGACACAGTACTGTTTTCCCAGCGCGAGGCGATCAACGCCATGGCTGCGCTCATCGGCTTGGTGCCGCCGGTGATGTCCACGACAATACGGATGTCGTCATAGTCCCTTTTCCATTTGTTCACTGTCTGATCAATCCGGCGGAACTCACGCACCAATGCCGTATAATCCTGTGGGTCTGGTATTTCAAAAAAATCATATCGACCCGTAAAGTCAGCAATACCGTTCTCTTTAATTGAGGTCAGGATACAGGGCGAAGGTCTGCCGTTGAATTCCGTATCCGTGGTCACACTTTTTTTTGTTTCCATGCTGACAATGAAAAGCACCCGAACAGGTTGCCACTTTTTAATGGAAGCAACAATGGGGGCTGGGGAGCCGCCCACGGTGGCGATGAGAAATGTTTCAGACATACTTTATCCTTTGTATCTATTATGAGAGAAGTTTAATTTTATTAAGCCAATGATCCGGGTTTTTTTCTGCTTTAGTACGTATCTTTTTAAATTCCTTTCCTTTAATTTTTTCCAAGATTTTTCCTATAGCCTGCTTTTTTATTGTGGGATCTGTCAACAGCTCGATTTTATAAATAACCTGGGCAAGTTCTCCTGCCTTGGCATGGTTTATTTCTCGAAACAAGGGATGCTCTCCTGTCTGAGTGGCGTGGTTTGTATTTTTCTGCTGTTTTTCCGGATTGAACCTACCGTATCCAACAGCGGTTTTGGCCCCGGCACCAGTAAGCTGCAGGGCTTTGCCGAGACAGGCAAGTATAGCTGCGCAATCTTTTTGATCCTTTTCTGCGCTGGTGCGCGGCAGAACAGCAAACAGAAATTTCGCATCGTTACCGACCGTCAGAAAGGGGATCGGCGTGGGAGAATGCCAGTCACCTGGGGCTTTGCCATCCTGATAATACGGCGTGTAATGCGGTGTCATGATGTCCGCCTTGAGAGCAACAGGGGCTATGGGAACGGCATCAAGGAAGATCACCGAGCCTGCGGAGGAGTCAGTATCGTGCCATTGTTTTTCTTCATCCTGCCATCGGCGGGGGCCGAAGATGCGTTTGATTTCAGGTTTGTCTGTGTCCGACCATATGTCGAGGTATGAACGGAGCATGCCCTTGATGGATGATCCGGGCAGATAGGGCACTCCCAGTGCATGATGCCAGGCAAACCCGTTTTCCACCGGATGCTCACGGCCCATGCCGGTGACAAAACGGTAGAGGGTGGAAAAGACCCGGGTGCTGCCTTTGCGCTGATCGGCAAGCATTGCAATCCGCTTGCTATATTCAGCAAGAAGTTCACTACTGCCGCATTGTTTTCCTGTGACTGTTTTTATCCATTGCAATTTTTTAGGCGCATCCATTGACCAGCCGTTATTCCAGGTGTTGCAGAATTTGTCATACCACAGGCCGGTATTGGCGGAGTCAGGGCGCTGCTGAATTCTCAATGATTCCGGTAATGGTACACTCATTATTCCCCCTGTTCAAGAAAGGCTTTGGCCAGTTTTTTCAGCCAGACCAGATAGGCCAGAGCCTCTGCCCGGGCACGGAAATACTTGGTTTCATCGGATGTGGTGATGTTATCCATGAGCTGCTGGGTGCCAGTGTTATCTGAATTGTGATAGGGGGCAGCAACATCATCACCGCAGAGCCAGGATTGCAGGTCATCATACAGCTCCTTATGTCCTTTTGTCTCCTTTTGTGAGAGCAGGGTGGCGCAGGCCTGGCCAAGGCCGTTCATCAGGATGGTCGCAGGCAGTGCCGAGACATAGGAAACATACTTCCCATAGGTCTTCTGGCCCGCTTCTTTCCGATAATTTACGCAGTTCAGCGCATGGGCCGCCCGGCGCTGTTCAAGGGTCTGGATCATTGCGTACCTCCTGTCACGGAAAGGGCGAACCAGCCGGCACCAATGGTCTCGTTGCCGCCAAGTTGCAGGTATGGCTGTTCCTGGAAAAGTGTTTTAATGGTTGTGACCGCTCCATCCTTCCGTTCGGCAAGCACTGCGTAGAACAGGGCGTCCGCCGGGATGTATTCTTCATACCAGAGGTTTTTGCTCTTTTTGGTATCCGTGTTCAGAAAATTTCGCGCCTGTACACCCAGGCCGTTTTTTGCAAACCAGGCAAAATCATCATCATTGATGATGACAAGCTGTTTGATAAGCCGGGTACGCGTGGGTTCATGTCTGATCAGTGGTGTCATGGCTTCAATCAATAAGAGAAAGTCTTTGACACACTGCCTCAGTTCTTCATTTGAACCCGCAACCGGCTTGAACTGCCGCTCTTCAAGGAAAAGACCGTCCGTATCGCTGCCAAGAAAAGAACCGGATTCGACGGAGAAATACGGGAACGCAGAATTGTTTCCGCTCCCTGTACGTTCGGCATCACGCTGCCAGCGTTCAATCAGGTGCGGGCAGGTTACCCATTTATAGGCCGAGGTCAGACTGCGCACCGGCAGGAGCAGGAGCCGGACATCTGAGACCAGCAGGGCGCCGGCGTCATCCTGCTTGCCGAAGATAAAATCGGCATTCTTCAGCTGCAGATCCCGGGCGTAATCAGTCAGCGCCCCCTTGAAGCTCGAACCGGGAACAACCGGATAGCCGGTCGCCGCCTCGCGGACCACCGGCAGGTCAATGATGTCGGCAGATTGTCCTGCACCGGGATGAATCGATGTCTCTGCAAGAAGACCAAGTAAAAGTGTTTTCATCGGGAGTCGTCTCCTCATTTCAGTTGTTGTCTTTTTTTGGCCAGCAGCCAATGGCAACCTGGCCAAAACCGTAAGCACTCAGGCGTTTTTTACCAATCCATTGGCCATGCAGGGCAAGGATTTGGGGCAATGCAGCTTCCGGCGCTTCAAAGAACCAGACGCTGCCGGGTGGATAAAAGGGTTCAAGCGGAAGCGGCTCCCTTTTGATTGAATTCCAACCCCCAAAGAAAACAGGCCTGCCCACGCAGGCGGAAACACCAACCACTCCGTCAATGCCAAGGAGCGCGGTGATGTTTTCTTCCCTTTGGGCCGGGACCGGCGTTAGGGCAGTCACGATAAAACGGACAAGATTGCCACCCGCTGTTAATTCAGGGCAGGACGGCAATATATCCACTGTATCCAGTTCTTCGCACAGTGCCAGTCGGGACTCCCCGCCCAGGGGAAATAATGCGGGCAGCACGGCAATGAAGCCTGCGGACATTTTCGTTGCATCCATGGACAGGCCGAACCCCAGAGATGTTTCTTTGCAAAGCCGTACAAACGCCGGGCTGTACAGTGCCCCTTCTTCGGTCTGCAGGGTTGATGGGTTGCGTTGCAGACCGACGCGGCGTTCTATTTTCCACAGGGAATCTGCTGCCTTCAGATCTTCTGCCCCCGGCAGATTTCCAGCAAGGATGTACTGATAACCGGTTTTACTCAGCCATCGTTTTTCTGCCGGTTTCAGCCCTTTAACGGAAAGATTCCCGTCCGTTTCCGGCAGGTGTATATAGCCTTTGTCGGTCAGTGTTTTTTCGTTTGCTGGTCGAAGCAGGGTGATGGGGTTCCAGATCTTTTCTTTCGTTTTTTCCTCATTTTCCTCTTCTGTTTTACCCAGAAGGTGCAGTGGCGCGGGGTAGAATGGCAGCCTGTTTTTCATAAGAAACGGCCCGGTGAATTTCAACGCACCCAGGTCATCCGGGCCGTTTCCTATAACCGGATTAAGGCTGCAATCCCATGTTGGGCCCTTTTCCCATCCATTGGCGCGGGCCAGTGCGGCACGAAGGGCACCGGCAATGGTCCGGGGTGACGGCGGAAATTGTGACATTGCGTCGGCCTGATTGGATTCCGTTTTGTTATAGGGGCGCCCGTCCCGGAAAAACCAGGCATCCTGCGGGGTCAGTGAATAATAAATTATCTGGTTCACCGGTCGTTTCCCTCCTTACCTTTCACCGCCAGAAAGCGAACCAGACGGGCGCCGTCAAAATTGAGCCGTTTTGTTTTTTCGTCATAGCAGACAGCCACTAGTTGACTGATAAGATCCATTGCCTTTTCCCGCTGCATTTTTGCCTTTTCCGGGTCTTTATCGAGGCTACCATGTATAAGCTCGGCGGTGAACAGATCTATCAGATCCCTTTTTGTAAAGCTGCCGACATCCTCTTCCAGGGCAGAAAAACGCTGTTTGAGATTATAGAGATATGAGTAACTGAGCGAATCAACGCTGTCTGCCTCTTTGAATTTGGAAGTTAATGGCTGGAAGCAGTTTTCTTGCTGAGTTCCCGATTTGAACT is drawn from uncultured Desulfobacter sp. and contains these coding sequences:
- the cas1 gene encoding CRISPR-associated endonuclease Cas1, giving the protein MPEKNNLLIPVRMVNEYVYCPRLAYMMWVQGEFAHSADTVEGAIRHKRVDKPGGKQPEKAEEGTEEIHARSVALSSEILGITAKIDLVEGTGIEVQPVDYKKGKRPHVAAGAYAPERVQVCAQGLLLREHGFRSDCGILYFAGSRERVKVQFDEDLIAETTRAIEGLRADSGKDKPPPVLVDSPKCARCSLLGICLPDEIGFLTSRREDIRPIYARSEHAFPLYVQSAASYVRKDGGSLVIEEKREKMAEVRLKDTSQVVLFGHCGMSTPALHECFRRQLPVTFMSYGGWFIGHGTGTGHHNVETRTAQYRASFDEQRCLGLAGSLVQAKIQNCRTLLRRNWKSSEDGDDKAPQPLLGALKSDMQQALKADSLQTLLGVEGTAARRYFEHLVFMFSPLKQAERDSFNFSGRNRRPPKDPVNALLSFAYAMLVREWTVVLSAVGLDPYRGFYHQMRFARPALALDMMEPFRPLVADSTVITVINNGEVKMQDFITTAFGCNLTPRGRKAFITAFERRLAQEVTHPVFGYRLSYRRLFEVQARLLIRYLTGEILEYPTFVTR
- a CDS encoding TIGR02710 family CRISPR-associated CARF protein yields the protein MSETFLIATVGGSPAPIVASIKKWQPVRVLFIVSMETKKSVTTDTEFNGRPSPCILTSIKENGIADFTGRYDFFEIPDPQDYTALVREFRRIDQTVNKWKRDYDDIRIVVDITGGTKPMSAAMALIASRWENSTVSYVGGTERTKDGVGVVVDGKEQISHAHNPWAALGYLVEEQVKTLFNHGAYAAAKRLLEPARNAADSPRKEELNAFITLCDFFYLWNNFQHKAALKMVPRIEKDWNNLPIDADARSGLQHRFSIYKTELTQLTKGDNTEATGNALVRDLLANARRCMGQEEFDDAVARLYRAAEALAQARLCRYDFPDTGAIAFNRLPKRVQEMWQSHTRDQKGCIKLGLQDDFTLLYELDDERGRCFRELHLHDPQKSMLSARNKSILAHGYEPVSRIVAEKLLNATLKLADIEKENLLQFPKI
- the cmr6 gene encoding type III-B CRISPR module RAMP protein Cmr6 produces the protein MSVPLPESLRIQQRPDSANTGLWYDKFCNTWNNGWSMDAPKKLQWIKTVTGKQCGSSELLAEYSKRIAMLADQRKGSTRVFSTLYRFVTGMGREHPVENGFAWHHALGVPYLPGSSIKGMLRSYLDIWSDTDKPEIKRIFGPRRWQDEEKQWHDTDSSAGSVIFLDAVPIAPVALKADIMTPHYTPYYQDGKAPGDWHSPTPIPFLTVGNDAKFLFAVLPRTSAEKDQKDCAAILACLGKALQLTGAGAKTAVGYGRFNPEKQQKNTNHATQTGEHPLFREINHAKAGELAQVIYKIELLTDPTIKKQAIGKILEKIKGKEFKKIRTKAEKNPDHWLNKIKLLS
- the cmr5 gene encoding type III-B CRISPR module-associated protein Cmr5, whose product is MIQTLEQRRAAHALNCVNYRKEAGQKTYGKYVSYVSALPATILMNGLGQACATLLSQKETKGHKELYDDLQSWLCGDDVAAPYHNSDNTGTQQLMDNITTSDETKYFRARAEALAYLVWLKKLAKAFLEQGE
- the cmr4 gene encoding type III-B CRISPR module RAMP protein Cmr4: MKTLLLGLLAETSIHPGAGQSADIIDLPVVREAATGYPVVPGSSFKGALTDYARDLQLKNADFIFGKQDDAGALLVSDVRLLLLPVRSLTSAYKWVTCPHLIERWQRDAERTGSGNNSAFPYFSVESGSFLGSDTDGLFLEERQFKPVAGSNEELRQCVKDFLLLIEAMTPLIRHEPTRTRLIKQLVIINDDDFAWFAKNGLGVQARNFLNTDTKKSKNLWYEEYIPADALFYAVLAERKDGAVTTIKTLFQEQPYLQLGGNETIGAGWFALSVTGGTQ
- a CDS encoding type III-B CRISPR module-associated Cmr3 family protein, whose translation is MNQIIYYSLTPQDAWFFRDGRPYNKTESNQADAMSQFPPSPRTIAGALRAALARANGWEKGPTWDCSLNPVIGNGPDDLGALKFTGPFLMKNRLPFYPAPLHLLGKTEEENEEKTKEKIWNPITLLRPANEKTLTDKGYIHLPETDGNLSVKGLKPAEKRWLSKTGYQYILAGNLPGAEDLKAADSLWKIERRVGLQRNPSTLQTEEGALYSPAFVRLCKETSLGFGLSMDATKMSAGFIAVLPALFPLGGESRLALCEELDTVDILPSCPELTAGGNLVRFIVTALTPVPAQREENITALLGIDGVVGVSACVGRPVFFGGWNSIKREPLPLEPFYPPGSVWFFEAPEAALPQILALHGQWIGKKRLSAYGFGQVAIGCWPKKDNN